The Candidatus Neomarinimicrobiota bacterium genome window below encodes:
- the rsmI gene encoding 16S rRNA (cytidine(1402)-2'-O)-methyltransferase, whose amino-acid sequence MPSGILYVVSTPIGNLKDITLRALEILDQVNFIAAEDTRTTSVLLKHHEISKRMISYHEHNEARRANELVQLLEAGDSIALVCNAGTPTISDPGYRVIKLAVERSIPVVPIPGASAVLAALVTSGLPTDQFIFEGFLPRKKGRTARLQSLAGFEGTVVIYESPQRVAETLVDILTHFGNRRLALCRELTKKFETVVRGTVQEVMASVGEQPPKGECVLVIGKEGLS is encoded by the coding sequence GTGCCATCCGGAATCCTCTACGTAGTATCTACCCCTATCGGTAACCTGAAGGACATTACCCTGAGGGCCCTGGAGATTCTCGATCAGGTGAATTTCATCGCCGCCGAAGATACGAGGACCACCAGCGTTCTCCTCAAACACCATGAGATATCCAAACGCATGATCAGCTATCACGAGCACAATGAAGCGCGCCGGGCGAATGAACTGGTACAGCTTCTGGAAGCTGGTGATAGCATCGCGTTGGTCTGCAATGCCGGCACCCCTACCATCAGCGATCCAGGCTATCGGGTCATTAAATTGGCGGTGGAGAGGAGCATCCCGGTGGTGCCAATTCCCGGTGCCAGCGCTGTTCTGGCGGCCCTGGTGACAAGCGGGTTACCTACCGATCAGTTTATATTTGAAGGATTTCTACCCAGGAAGAAGGGGCGCACAGCCCGCTTGCAGTCCCTGGCCGGCTTTGAGGGGACAGTGGTCATTTACGAATCCCCGCAACGGGTTGCTGAAACTTTGGTGGACATACTCACCCACTTCGGCAATCGCCGCCTGGCTCTTTGCCGGGAACTGACCAAGAAGTTTGAGACCGTGGTAAGGGGTACCGTCCAGGAAGTCATGGCTAGCGTCGGCGAACAGCCCCCCAAAGGTGAATGCGTCCTGGTCATAGGAAAGGAGGGGCTCTCATAA